One window from the genome of Maridesulfovibrio ferrireducens encodes:
- a CDS encoding baseplate J/gp47 family protein — protein MTVDYRQMLKDAGVPTTELEMDKVWKDLNIEQGSVIQNDSTWSPFWKLITAIVTTPCKWLVDLLADTALPNTFLKTSSGIWLDIFAWGVDLERKNATFAQGFLIFTRVNSVGAVTIPAGTIIETPSISGYVYRLITSEEVAAADGELTFQIPVKAENSGAAYNLGPGYYSILPRPIPGIASVKNESDWLDIPGADKEQDEPFKLRAQNQFSAVGQYHHDAAYTADISLFAGIRPDYIYFEHDAPRGPGTANGFIMIDSGAPSQDFVDAINNYVRDTGHHGHGDDMVCFPMPLIDVAIVATVYPVAHLSEEKTVALLQGLGDMIRSAFRENSNYEVTQTFPFSRFSLSRLKEELHLAFKDLQSVEFSLNQDIVTGMNLPELSSLTVELGE, from the coding sequence ATGACAGTTGATTACAGGCAAATGCTGAAGGACGCAGGCGTTCCCACTACTGAACTGGAAATGGATAAAGTCTGGAAGGATCTGAACATTGAACAAGGTTCTGTCATTCAGAATGATTCAACATGGTCCCCGTTCTGGAAGCTTATTACTGCAATTGTGACAACACCATGCAAATGGCTGGTTGATCTCCTTGCTGATACTGCCCTGCCTAATACCTTTTTAAAAACGTCTTCAGGGATCTGGCTTGATATATTCGCCTGGGGCGTAGATCTGGAACGCAAGAACGCTACCTTTGCCCAGGGGTTTTTGATTTTTACAAGAGTAAACAGTGTCGGAGCCGTGACTATTCCGGCAGGGACAATCATAGAAACGCCTTCAATATCCGGCTATGTTTATCGGCTTATTACTTCTGAAGAAGTTGCTGCAGCTGATGGAGAATTAACTTTTCAGATTCCGGTGAAGGCTGAAAATAGCGGAGCTGCTTACAATCTTGGACCTGGCTATTATTCAATTTTGCCCCGCCCTATTCCCGGCATAGCTTCAGTTAAAAATGAAAGCGATTGGCTGGATATCCCCGGTGCAGACAAAGAACAGGATGAACCTTTCAAGCTACGGGCGCAGAATCAGTTTTCTGCTGTTGGCCAGTATCATCATGATGCAGCTTACACTGCCGATATTTCACTTTTTGCGGGTATCAGGCCCGATTATATTTATTTTGAGCATGACGCACCGCGCGGACCTGGAACCGCTAACGGTTTCATAATGATTGATTCCGGCGCACCTTCTCAAGATTTCGTTGACGCAATCAATAACTATGTTCGCGATACCGGCCATCATGGCCATGGTGATGACATGGTATGTTTTCCCATGCCGCTTATTGATGTGGCCATAGTTGCTACGGTTTACCCAGTGGCGCATTTATCTGAAGAAAAAACAGTGGCCCTGCTTCAAGGTCTTGGGGATATGATCCGCTCTGCTTTTCGTGAGAATAGCAACTATGAAGTTACGCAGACATTTCCCTTCAGCCGCTTTTCATTGTCCAGATTAAAAGAAGAGCTGCATCTTGCATTCAAAGATCTTCAGTCCGTTGAATTCAGCTTGAATCAAGACATAGTAACCGGGATGAATCTGCCTGAACTGTCAAGTTTAACCGTGGAGCTGGGTGAATGA
- a CDS encoding phage tail protein, with protein MIPVLKLPFWLGGPELEKLRLAALKYWEKVASWAMLPANQQDPETCTELFLNLIAWQRDIRRFDTEPIELFRKRVKFAYINAVDSGSVAGFKSIFQRLGVGYVEIEERLPGQDWDIVSIRLSDSQLSLNQRLLETLIQHYGRTCRRYDWQVITPLAISVQTQEFNHDTFTIYAAVPPLSVSLNGQIFDNDTMTVEAKL; from the coding sequence ATGATACCAGTCCTGAAGCTTCCATTTTGGTTAGGTGGGCCTGAACTTGAAAAGCTTCGTTTAGCTGCTCTTAAGTATTGGGAGAAGGTTGCAAGCTGGGCAATGCTCCCCGCTAATCAGCAAGATCCTGAAACTTGCACAGAGCTGTTTTTAAATCTGATTGCATGGCAGCGCGATATCAGGCGCTTTGACACCGAACCTATCGAATTATTCAGGAAACGGGTTAAATTTGCTTATATCAATGCTGTTGATTCGGGCAGTGTTGCCGGATTTAAAAGCATTTTTCAGCGTCTAGGCGTTGGGTATGTGGAAATAGAAGAAAGGCTTCCAGGGCAGGATTGGGACATTGTTTCCATCCGGCTTTCTGATAGCCAGCTTTCACTTAATCAACGGTTACTTGAAACCTTGATTCAGCATTATGGCCGCACCTGTCGCCGTTATGATTGGCAGGTAATAACCCCGCTGGCCATATCTGTTCAGACTCAAGAATTCAATCACGACACTTTCACAATATACGCGGCTGTTCCTCCTTTATCCGTTAGTTTAAACGGGCAGATTTTCGATAACGATACCATGACAGTAGAGGCTAAATTATGA
- a CDS encoding phage tail protein, giving the protein MSAIITTKGENLIAQCQGEGRVLNIDKMIFANVEGVDPEAAIDRATGKPEAGQIMQEFIIPDEYKGFVNPNQVVYSIVLDSNAGNYDFNWIGLYSSADDVVVAITTLPKISKWKTEGQIQGNHLTRNFMLEFTGAAESTGMNVAADTWQLDFSVRLNGIDDRQRKSNRDTYGRARFWKDGFKLVNAEGAFTLSAGVGYVEGIRIDLENVLPVSGENLPKSVWLDVSYTLQGSDVVAKAVPVYGDDFEDSILDGINHYFVKIAEIDGSGTVTDCRTVDNIETDLVEYLKNLISGHGADPNAHMELLARLATGIVVIMNPLQAAVDIGETPVFSSNEFVPIFINTVQNAAQWQVDYASGDFSNPVFDSGPSAVALTSFEMPAGYLQVSNIYKVRCRRRLNTGQWSPWSEIVIFTTRSVFNYVARPVNLEPVNNAIGIQERPVLKSGPFSVAGDAEDTHAATQFRIRIGDTVLHVSPEILAGFEYILPAGLLLVSSDYILECRHRGANLDWSEWSLATTFRTVAAFMVGDEAVYPSAWDIVSKASSVGMALEDGAELCSNGIDQDEGDGDWGEISVRAKVRDKGLNILDSTSKDQLDTTSRINQEDLVATGLGLATVGVVTTSVAARLDDPDPFNDSSGLALYQFNGNGTNLGTHGGTWEGVMSYVGGNFGTALCTPGNYASQANGFSITADHSFSYWSTSGTGFGIIEGYLHSHIGLASNYIFGWFDSPQHQGTAGGLLPADIQNQLAAIFSGGWHHICLVPILDGVQLWIDNNLIYTRGTSAQPELIVSALQSQYGSSANQYYDQVRVFKRSLSDVEIQRLFAEECTVYHGDISAANFPTAPNRAHKLPALTAATGAAGTAFTADNFTEITIEKITLGTDTDPDNPNFLLLESIKLSGVPFRCVAMGVKNLPAGSECRVAETRIDTYKLG; this is encoded by the coding sequence ATGAGCGCAATTATTACGACAAAAGGCGAAAACCTGATAGCTCAATGCCAGGGCGAAGGGCGAGTATTGAATATTGATAAAATGATCTTTGCAAATGTTGAAGGTGTGGATCCTGAAGCTGCTATTGATCGTGCTACTGGCAAGCCTGAAGCTGGCCAGATTATGCAGGAATTTATCATTCCAGATGAATACAAGGGGTTCGTGAATCCTAATCAGGTGGTTTACTCCATTGTTCTGGATTCCAATGCTGGAAACTATGATTTCAACTGGATCGGGCTTTATTCATCCGCTGATGATGTGGTTGTGGCCATAACTACACTGCCGAAAATTTCAAAATGGAAAACTGAAGGTCAAATTCAGGGTAACCACTTAACCAGAAATTTCATGCTTGAATTTACCGGAGCGGCAGAAAGCACCGGAATGAATGTGGCAGCTGATACATGGCAGCTTGATTTTTCAGTTCGTCTGAATGGAATTGATGACAGGCAACGAAAATCAAATAGAGACACTTACGGCCGCGCAAGGTTCTGGAAAGACGGATTCAAGCTGGTTAATGCTGAAGGTGCTTTCACTTTGTCCGCTGGCGTTGGATATGTGGAAGGTATCCGCATTGACTTGGAAAACGTGCTTCCGGTTTCCGGTGAAAATCTTCCCAAATCCGTTTGGCTGGATGTTTCATACACATTGCAGGGTTCTGATGTCGTAGCAAAGGCAGTTCCAGTTTACGGTGATGATTTTGAAGATTCTATTCTGGATGGAATAAATCATTACTTTGTAAAAATCGCTGAAATAGACGGGTCCGGAACTGTTACAGACTGCCGAACAGTAGATAATATTGAAACGGATCTTGTTGAATATTTGAAAAATCTAATCAGTGGGCATGGCGCGGATCCGAATGCACATATGGAACTGCTTGCAAGACTGGCAACTGGCATTGTTGTCATTATGAACCCGCTTCAGGCTGCTGTTGATATCGGTGAAACTCCTGTTTTTAGCAGCAATGAGTTTGTACCTATCTTCATAAACACGGTTCAGAATGCAGCACAGTGGCAAGTTGATTATGCTTCTGGTGATTTCTCCAATCCTGTTTTTGACTCTGGTCCTTCAGCTGTAGCCTTGACCAGCTTTGAAATGCCAGCCGGATATCTGCAGGTAAGTAATATTTATAAAGTGCGTTGCCGCCGCCGTTTGAATACGGGCCAGTGGTCCCCATGGTCTGAAATTGTGATTTTTACGACTCGCTCAGTTTTTAATTATGTTGCCAGGCCTGTGAACTTGGAACCGGTAAATAATGCAATAGGTATCCAGGAACGGCCAGTTCTGAAATCCGGTCCTTTTTCCGTTGCCGGTGATGCTGAAGACACACACGCGGCAACACAGTTCCGGATCCGGATTGGTGATACCGTGCTGCATGTTTCACCTGAAATTTTAGCCGGCTTTGAATATATCCTTCCTGCTGGCCTTCTGCTTGTTTCCTCGGATTATATTTTAGAATGCCGTCACCGGGGTGCAAATCTGGACTGGTCTGAATGGTCGCTTGCAACGACTTTTAGAACAGTTGCTGCGTTTATGGTTGGTGATGAAGCGGTTTATCCTTCAGCTTGGGATATAGTGAGCAAGGCCAGTTCCGTAGGGATGGCGCTTGAAGATGGTGCAGAGCTTTGTAGTAATGGGATTGATCAAGATGAAGGGGATGGCGATTGGGGGGAAATTTCGGTTCGGGCGAAGGTTCGCGATAAAGGACTTAACATTTTAGATTCTACATCTAAAGATCAATTGGATACGACAAGTCGGATCAATCAAGAAGATTTGGTTGCAACGGGGTTAGGTCTCGCAACCGTTGGCGTTGTAACTACGTCCGTAGCTGCAAGGCTTGATGATCCTGATCCTTTTAACGATTCTAGTGGTCTCGCCCTTTATCAATTTAATGGTAACGGTACAAATTTAGGGACTCACGGAGGAACATGGGAAGGCGTAATGTCATATGTTGGTGGGAATTTTGGTACAGCTCTCTGTACTCCCGGCAACTATGCTTCACAAGCTAACGGGTTTTCAATCACAGCTGATCATTCGTTTTCTTATTGGTCAACAAGCGGAACTGGATTTGGAATTATTGAAGGTTATCTTCATAGCCACATTGGATTAGCTAGTAATTATATATTCGGCTGGTTCGACTCACCGCAACATCAAGGTACAGCCGGGGGGTTATTACCAGCTGATATTCAAAACCAATTAGCTGCTATTTTTTCTGGAGGATGGCATCATATTTGTCTTGTTCCAATTCTTGATGGAGTTCAATTGTGGATAGATAATAATTTAATTTACACTCGTGGGACTAGTGCTCAACCAGAATTAATTGTTTCTGCGTTACAGTCTCAATATGGATCTTCGGCAAATCAATATTATGATCAAGTTCGGGTGTTTAAACGTAGTCTGTCAGATGTAGAAATACAGCGACTTTTTGCAGAAGAATGCACTGTGTATCACGGTGATATTTCGGCTGCGAACTTTCCCACAGCACCAAATCGCGCCCATAAATTACCAGCACTCACCGCCGCAACAGGCGCGGCCGGAACCGCTTTCACTGCCGACAATTTCACAGAAATTACGATTGAAAAAATAACTCTCGGAACCGACACAGATCCGGACAATCCAAACTTCTTACTACTTGAATCAATAAAATTAAGTGGCGTTCCATTCCGGTGCGTTGCCATGGGCGTTAAAAACTTACCTGCTGGCAGTGAATGCCGTGTAGCTGAAACAAGAATTGATACTTACAAACTGGGATAA
- a CDS encoding DNA-binding protein — MNTFLRLGDYNVPGYGLKVSGGMEIYDEELSGETSGTDVVNKGIKAKNLNVSLNIKFKDQDKLRELIQVLETKDENGEMKIYTIANRTANMGGIRQVRCTSSVGWDEQETVRAWSVSFSLREHLSVPERVEQREKGVAAVIKSEDGINSTSDSSVQPATDLKSSWDKVIKKVDEVVS, encoded by the coding sequence ATGAATACATTTTTAAGACTCGGTGATTACAATGTTCCAGGTTACGGCCTGAAGGTTTCCGGAGGCATGGAGATTTACGATGAAGAACTGTCCGGAGAAACAAGCGGAACAGATGTTGTTAATAAGGGCATTAAAGCAAAAAATCTTAACGTTTCCCTTAATATAAAATTTAAAGATCAAGATAAATTGCGGGAGTTGATCCAGGTTCTTGAAACCAAGGATGAAAACGGAGAAATGAAGATTTATACCATTGCCAACCGTACCGCGAACATGGGCGGTATCAGGCAAGTGCGGTGTACTTCTTCCGTAGGATGGGATGAACAGGAAACAGTCAGGGCGTGGTCTGTGTCTTTTAGCTTGCGGGAACATTTGTCCGTACCTGAACGAGTTGAACAGCGCGAAAAAGGAGTTGCAGCCGTTATTAAAAGTGAGGACGGCATAAATTCAACTTCTGATTCTTCAGTGCAACCGGCTACAGATTTAAAATCATCCTGGGATAAAGTTATCAAAAAAGTGGATGAGGTTGTTTCGTGA